CTCCAACACAGGGTAAAATAATGCAATGGTTGTGACAAAGTGTCGCTAATGCAAATAATGTTTCGGAggtaatgaatatatatatatttcagaattttccaatttttttttttccatctggtAGCCTCAGAAATAGTAAAATAgtctataaaagaaaaacagactaTGGGAATATGATATAGCAGACGTGTTGTTCCTAAATGACTTATTTATCGAAAATCCACACGAAAATACAGTTCTGCATGACTTATTTATCAACTATTACACGGAAACAGAGCTGTGTAGAACTTATTACTTGTAAAGGATTACACATAGGGAGATGGGGGCCACTttgagagagaaggatggaaaaatcatgatgatgatcaagCGATGACATGTCTAGTGTGCTGAAGTCTGCtcgttttctgtgtttgtgaaGCAATGGGGTGGGACTGTACGTGCATGTGAAGCAGAAAGTAGCCAGGAGATAAAACCGCTCATCAAGACTCTTGATTGATTTTCAGGGTGCTGGAGCACATGTGGGCGATGATAGACCGAGGGTGTTCTGACAACCTGCGGCTGCTGGCGTGCTCGCTGTACCTGCCCAAGTGTGACGGACCGCGTCGGGCCGGGCAAGAGCCGTGTGCAAACACGTGCAAGATGACCCAGCGCGTGTGTCAGCCACGGCTGGAGGAGCTGGGTTACACGTGGCCCGCGGCCTTTGACTGCGACGCTCTGCCCAAGCGCGCGTGCATCCGACACCTGGCGCAGCACAACACCTGTGACAGGCCCTACACTCTGTGCGAACGCATCGACCTCCCTATGTGTCAGAACGTGTCCTTTACCGTTGGCATGTTCCCCAACATGTTTGGCCAGTGTCACCGCTCGCAGATCATCACTGAGATGGAGCAGTTCCAGCCGCTTCTCGACAGCAACTGCTCGCCTAACTTGAGGTTCTTCCTGTGCGGCGTCTACATGCCTTTCTGCACGCACACGGAGGGGCAGCTGTCGTTGCCGTGCCAGGAGGTCTGCACAGAGGTAAGGGTGGCTTGCGGACCTACCTACACCCGGCTGTCGGGAGGCCTTCCCTGGCCCAACAAATTTCAGTGTCATCGGTACCCGTCGgcagcaaacacaaacaacacttgTGTCATGCCCGACGACGCACCTACGATGAATCTACAGTAAGCAAGTTTGGGAGAAGAAGAACAGATACATCACAGAcgaagaaaaacacacaaagagaggCCAGTCAAGAGGATGCTCTCCGTCACCTTCGATTGGCCTGGGCCATTACCGTGGTCCATTCAGCGAACTTTAAAGCTCTAGTACgatgcaaaactttttttaaccaaTAGATCGAGCTCAGTCTACAGCTAGTACCGTTGCCTTGAAGTATGCAAATAAttccttctgttctcgagatacacttCTCCAAATTTCCTCATCAATGTCATTCATCCCTTTTGCGGTATTAGTTCAGGTGGCCTGCAGGTACCGGTCATCGGAGGAAGGAAACCTGATTAGGACGTAGCAGCTGACGAGGGCTGTCTTGAGCAGTGAGCAGATTCTGCACTAACGTCTCCTCACCTTTAGCTGGCCCTATGTTTCAAAGAAACCATTTAATTGCCGTCTGCTTTAACGTTTTTCTTGGTAATGCACACAGTGGTAATTGCTCCTATGGGTCTGTTGTAACCGCACCTGCCCAGGTACTCGCTTGCTTGGAACTCATACTAGCGATGGACAGTCAGCCACATACCAAGCAAGATGATCAGACCTTACGCGTAGTGGGTAATAAGTACAGACATTAGTATGGGAGTGAAGTACAGCAGTACAATGCCGATGTTCACAACTTACTTTGACATTTATTCGATAACATTTGATGGTGATATACGGTAGAATACaagttgccaaaaaaaaaaaaaataaataaataaaaaagaagaaaagatttaaTTCCAGCACAAGCCACCCATTCTGAAAGTAACGGCAATTGTCGTCAAGGTTTGCAAACAAGATACAGTAGGAATAGTGCCATTGCATTTGTAGATTATATTACTGCTTTTGGCATCAATTACCAATTACCAATCGCCAAGTTTTTTGCACTATATTACAAACTGACACGCTTGTTGCCAATCATACCATCACCTCTATATGGTTTCGTTAAAACTTTATCcgattaaaattaaattcaggtctgtatattattaatttcaacttttttcaaatttcaaatatttttcaagcattaaatgttttattaaaatatagtTTCTTCAAATTTGAagtgtattattttgttgttattaatgaCATGTAAGAGCGAAAACGTAACTTCAAAGAAAATCTGATACATTTCACATTAAAATGTGTGTATTATTTATACCGTTTATTTAAAGTGGGTTGATttttcagaagaagaaaaaaggatacTGATTCCGGAATGACAAGATGGCAGCTGTCACATATTCTGTTAGAAATGTCGGTGTAAAGCTTATTGCCGGTAAAACTTACCTACTAAAACAGCAAGACTGGGCCTATCCGATATGCAAATGTTTTCTGAACAAAACTTGCTCTTTGCAATTCGTGCCTATTGATGAGAAATCATTTAATGCAGACTGAGATATTAAATTCCTAATTAGAACTCAAGATACCGGCACACAAACCAAGATCAGGCGGTGACGCATAGCACAAACCTCTTGCTTGCTCACACACGTGCGCCTTACAGCACGTGCATACAAGGTGGGCGaggattacatttttttttctttaaaattatccCTACTAAAATACTAAATCAGGTATTTAAAGGAAGTATGAAATTACCATTAATATACTGAAAGTAAATGAGGGGAAGACAAAGCTTGTTAGAGCTGCGATGGAGTCGCGCATAACTCTCACCTATAACACTCAACCAAAGTTTTGACATTCACATGGATTACAGCCGCGCATGATCAGCACAACCTGTGGTTGCAGGCCGCACGTGAAGCCAAAAATGTAAAGTAAAATTGTAAAtgacttcaaagaaaaaaagatgccaGGGAGTTTCTTCATCGAGATCAGAGAAAGTGTGAATAGGTTTCTGCCGACTCCTCCATGAGACGGTCGAAGGAACGTAACAAGAGTGAGTAGAGCTCTGCCTACTCATCCAAAAAGCAGCTTCTGTCACAGCTTCTGTCCACATCActttctgt
The Pomacea canaliculata isolate SZHN2017 linkage group LG2, ASM307304v1, whole genome shotgun sequence genome window above contains:
- the LOC112556201 gene encoding frizzled-1-like; the encoded protein is MVYTKALTILLVLLVLTEILNAQQATAGRRQRGGRNNQQQTRNRGSGGRRGGGGRPASSPADEEGSTQNTDNACEEIQVPMCKGLIGYTQTKLPNRFNHTTQLQAYRVLEHMWAMIDRGCSDNLRLLACSLYLPKCDGPRRAGQEPCANTCKMTQRVCQPRLEELGYTWPAAFDCDALPKRACIRHLAQHNTCDRPYTLCERIDLPMCQNVSFTVGMFPNMFGQCHRSQIITEMEQFQPLLDSNCSPNLRFFLCGVYMPFCTHTEGQLSLPCQEVCTEVRVACGPTYTRLSGGLPWPNKFQCHRYPSAANTNNTCVMPDDAPTMNLQ